In Gammaproteobacteria bacterium, one genomic interval encodes:
- a CDS encoding ribonucleoside-diphosphate reductase gives MQAASADIWDKKYRLKTRNGDNVDADIDGTYQRVARALADVESSEEKRAEWYESFLWALHHGAIPAGRILSNAGALAHKPATSTINCTVSGTIEDSMNGILSMVHEAGLTLKAGCGIGYEFSTLRPKGAYVTGAGAYTSGPLSFMDIYDKMCFTVSSAGGRRGAQMGTFDVGHPDVLDFIRAKREDGRLRQFNLSLLITDDFMKAVLEEGDWQLAFPLTREEVNADNIDLENNSNIIWREWPSHSSYACSEAGLVACQIYKTLPARRLWDAIMAATYDFAEPGFILIDNVNDMNNNWFCEDVRATNPCVTGDTWVQTSQGPRQVSQLLGQSVEIQVDGKLHSSGAEGFFKTATKATVRLQTEEGYSLRLTADHRVKRIIKHTRYVTETDWCEVEKLTAGDKILLNNHRNSPVWPGRYTKNQGYLMGLLIGDGTLNKDTAVLSVWKTAQVVNGQSINLGVEAVMQTALEAVAEIKKRSDFNGWSEVKGRNEYRIKLVGLKKLAQELGMKPGDKCISKCLENTSSDFYQGFLKGFFDADGSVQGDLQKGVSIRLAQSDLPRLKAVQRMLLRLGMVSTIYRNRRKTQIKELPNGKGGTADYQIKPQHELVISGDNMLVFKQLIDFADTEKSTKLALNLKAYKRKINQEHFFARVKSISPDATEDVYDIQVPGINTFDANGIHAHNCGEQPLPPYGSCLLGSINLTKFVRKAFTEDAYFDWDEYKAVVAIFTRMLDNVVEINGLPLEKQSHEIISKRRHGMGYLGLGSTMTMLRMKYGADDSLEFAERITKELAITGWHAALELAREKGPAPILQKDFVVNEAMLRKRPEMTKDGWQVGDVIKGKVLHAKYSRYMQRIAEVAPELVEQLAEVGARFTHHSSIAPTGTISLSLANNASNGIEPSFAHHYSRNIIREGKKSKEKVDVYSFELLAYRELVNDKAMPYSEQANEKLPDYFISADDIKPKQHVDVQATAQYWIDSSISKTANVPTDFPYEEFKDIYIYAYQRGLKGCTTFRFNPEVFQGVLVKEQDLENTTYTFKLEDGTEVSVKGNEEIDYDGETHSAANLYDALKEGYYGKF, from the coding sequence ATGCAGGCTGCCTCAGCGGACATCTGGGACAAAAAATACCGCCTTAAAACCCGCAACGGCGACAACGTCGATGCCGATATAGATGGCACCTATCAACGTGTCGCACGCGCCTTGGCCGATGTCGAAAGCAGCGAAGAAAAACGTGCTGAATGGTATGAAAGTTTCCTCTGGGCACTGCACCACGGTGCTATCCCTGCCGGACGCATACTCTCTAACGCCGGCGCACTGGCTCACAAACCTGCCACCTCAACCATTAACTGTACCGTTTCTGGCACCATCGAAGATTCCATGAATGGCATCCTCAGCATGGTTCACGAAGCTGGCCTGACGCTAAAGGCCGGTTGTGGTATTGGTTACGAGTTTTCCACCTTGCGGCCCAAAGGAGCTTATGTCACTGGCGCCGGCGCCTACACCTCTGGGCCGCTTTCTTTTATGGATATTTACGACAAGATGTGTTTTACCGTCTCCTCCGCTGGCGGCAGACGGGGCGCCCAAATGGGGACGTTTGATGTTGGGCACCCCGATGTGCTGGATTTTATTCGCGCCAAGCGCGAAGACGGCCGCTTACGCCAATTCAACCTGTCGCTGTTAATCACCGATGACTTTATGAAGGCCGTGCTCGAAGAGGGTGATTGGCAGCTAGCCTTCCCACTGACACGAGAAGAGGTCAACGCTGACAATATCGACCTTGAAAACAATAGCAATATTATCTGGCGCGAGTGGCCTAGCCACAGCAGCTATGCCTGTAGCGAGGCAGGTCTGGTTGCCTGCCAAATCTATAAAACACTGCCTGCCCGTCGCTTGTGGGATGCCATCATGGCAGCGACCTATGACTTTGCTGAGCCTGGCTTTATCCTCATCGACAATGTTAATGACATGAACAACAATTGGTTTTGCGAAGACGTGCGTGCCACCAATCCTTGTGTAACAGGCGACACTTGGGTGCAAACTTCACAAGGCCCACGTCAGGTTAGTCAGTTACTGGGACAGTCTGTAGAAATTCAGGTGGATGGAAAGCTTCATTCATCGGGTGCCGAAGGTTTTTTCAAAACCGCAACTAAAGCTACCGTTAGGTTACAAACTGAAGAAGGTTATAGTCTTCGCCTGACAGCTGATCATCGTGTCAAAAGAATTATCAAGCATACTCGTTATGTTACCGAAACAGATTGGTGCGAAGTCGAGAAATTAACAGCAGGCGATAAGATTTTATTAAATAATCATCGAAATAGCCCTGTCTGGCCTGGTCGTTATACTAAAAATCAAGGCTATCTAATGGGCTTGCTAATAGGCGACGGCACACTAAATAAAGACACTGCAGTACTTTCTGTATGGAAAACAGCACAAGTTGTCAATGGCCAGTCTATAAATTTGGGTGTAGAGGCTGTTATGCAAACAGCTTTGGAGGCAGTGGCTGAAATCAAAAAGCGATCTGATTTTAATGGCTGGTCGGAAGTGAAGGGAAGAAACGAATATCGTATAAAACTGGTTGGTTTAAAAAAACTGGCGCAAGAGCTGGGTATGAAGCCAGGCGACAAATGTATTAGCAAATGTTTGGAAAACACCTCCAGCGACTTTTATCAAGGTTTTCTAAAGGGCTTCTTTGATGCAGATGGTTCGGTTCAGGGCGATCTGCAAAAAGGCGTTAGTATCCGTCTTGCCCAATCTGATTTACCTCGGCTAAAAGCGGTACAACGTATGCTTTTACGTTTGGGTATGGTATCAACCATTTATCGTAATCGAAGAAAAACCCAGATTAAAGAACTGCCGAATGGCAAAGGGGGTACTGCTGATTACCAGATAAAACCACAGCATGAACTTGTTATTTCAGGCGATAATATGCTGGTTTTTAAGCAATTGATTGACTTTGCCGATACAGAAAAATCTACAAAATTAGCGTTAAACTTAAAGGCCTATAAACGTAAGATAAATCAGGAACATTTTTTTGCTCGCGTTAAATCCATAAGCCCTGATGCGACTGAAGATGTTTACGATATACAAGTTCCAGGTATCAATACATTTGATGCCAATGGTATTCATGCACACAATTGCGGCGAGCAACCTTTGCCACCTTATGGCTCATGCTTGCTCGGTTCAATTAACCTAACTAAATTTGTCCGCAAAGCGTTTACTGAAGACGCCTATTTTGATTGGGATGAATATAAAGCTGTCGTAGCTATTTTCACGCGTATGCTCGATAACGTCGTTGAAATCAATGGCCTGCCTTTAGAAAAGCAAAGTCACGAAATTATTAGCAAGCGTCGCCATGGTATGGGTTATCTGGGTCTTGGCTCAACCATGACCATGCTGCGCATGAAATATGGTGCCGATGATTCCCTAGAGTTTGCCGAACGTATCACCAAAGAACTCGCCATCACCGGATGGCATGCTGCATTAGAACTCGCACGCGAAAAAGGCCCGGCACCTATTTTACAAAAAGACTTCGTTGTCAACGAAGCTATGCTGCGTAAACGCCCAGAAATGACTAAAGATGGCTGGCAAGTCGGCGATGTTATTAAAGGTAAAGTGCTACACGCAAAATACAGCCGCTATATGCAACGCATTGCCGAAGTTGCGCCCGAACTGGTAGAACAATTGGCAGAAGTGGGCGCACGCTTTACTCATCACAGCTCCATTGCACCCACCGGCACTATCTCTCTGTCGTTGGCCAACAACGCCAGTAACGGTATTGAACCCAGCTTTGCCCATCACTATTCACGTAACATTATTCGCGAAGGTAAAAAGAGTAAAGAAAAAGTTGATGTCTATTCCTTTGAACTATTGGCCTACCGTGAATTAGTCAATGACAAGGCAATGCCTTATTCGGAACAGGCCAATGAAAAACTGCCTGATTACTTTATCTCGGCCGATGATATCAAACCCAAACAACATGTCGATGTGCAAGCTACCGCGCAATACTGGATAGATTCATCCATTTCAAAAACGGCCAACGTACCCACCGACTTTCCTTATGAAGAATTTAAAGACATTTATATCTACGCCTATCAACGTGGACTGAAAGGGTGCACCACCTTCCGCTTCAATCCCGAAGTGTTCCAGGGTGTACTGGTCAAAGAACAAGATCTGGAAAATACCACTTACACCTTTAAGCTTGAAGATGGCACAGAAGTCAGCGTGAAAGGTAATGAAGAGATTGACTATGATGGCGAAACACATTCAGCCGCCAATCTTTACGATGCCTTGAAAGAAGGCTACTACGGTAAATTCTAG
- the sat gene encoding sulfate adenylyltransferase, with amino-acid sequence MSTLVTPHGADQLKPLLLEGAECNAESARAAKLPQVRISSREVGDLIMLGIGGFTPLDGFMDKADWQGVCDNYTLANGLFWPIPITLSTDPSTADTINTGDEIALVDSGSQDIMATMTVSEKYSIDKAHECETVFKTTDTEHPGVQMVMAQGDINLAGPVKVLSQGNFPTAFSDYMTPTQTRALFEAKGWSTVVAFQTRNPMHRSHEYLVKVAIETCDGVMIHSLLGKLKPGDIPADVRSNAISTLIKNHFVDDTVIQSGYPLDMRYAGPREALLHALFRQNYGCSHLIVGRDHAGVGDYYGPFDAHHIFDEIPDGALQTQALKLDWTFWCYKCGGMASMRTCPHDAEDRLLLSGSKLRKMLSEDDDVPAEFSRPEVLKILRKYYASIKEEDKVEVTLSGHSAR; translated from the coding sequence ATGTCTACACTCGTCACACCTCACGGCGCGGATCAACTTAAGCCCTTATTGCTGGAAGGTGCAGAATGCAATGCAGAATCAGCCCGCGCCGCCAAACTGCCACAGGTGCGGATTAGCTCACGCGAAGTGGGTGATCTCATCATGTTGGGTATCGGCGGTTTTACCCCGCTGGATGGGTTTATGGATAAGGCAGATTGGCAGGGCGTGTGTGACAACTACACCCTGGCCAATGGTTTGTTTTGGCCTATTCCCATTACACTTTCTACTGACCCAAGCACGGCTGACACCATTAACACTGGCGATGAAATCGCTTTAGTCGATAGTGGAAGCCAGGACATCATGGCGACCATGACCGTCAGCGAAAAATACTCTATTGATAAAGCACACGAGTGCGAAACCGTATTTAAAACCACAGACACTGAACACCCCGGTGTGCAGATGGTTATGGCACAAGGCGACATTAATCTCGCTGGCCCGGTTAAGGTGTTATCGCAAGGTAATTTCCCGACGGCCTTCAGTGATTATATGACGCCAACGCAAACGCGCGCCTTGTTTGAAGCAAAAGGCTGGAGCACCGTCGTAGCCTTTCAAACCCGTAACCCCATGCACCGCTCACACGAGTATTTAGTCAAAGTCGCTATCGAAACCTGTGACGGCGTCATGATTCATTCACTGTTGGGTAAACTCAAACCTGGTGATATCCCGGCTGATGTGCGCTCTAATGCCATCAGCACATTAATTAAAAATCACTTTGTTGATGACACCGTCATACAGTCGGGTTATCCGCTTGATATGCGTTATGCTGGGCCACGTGAAGCTTTGTTGCATGCTCTGTTTCGCCAAAATTACGGTTGCTCACATTTGATTGTTGGTCGCGACCATGCCGGCGTGGGTGATTACTATGGCCCGTTTGACGCTCACCATATTTTTGATGAAATCCCTGATGGCGCATTACAAACGCAAGCGTTGAAACTGGACTGGACATTTTGGTGTTACAAATGTGGTGGCATGGCGTCAATGCGCACTTGTCCACATGATGCCGAGGATCGCTTACTGTTGTCTGGTAGCAAGCTACGTAAAATGCTATCGGAAGATGATGACGTACCCGCCGAGTTTAGCCGCCCCGAAGTACTCAAAATTCTACGTAAGTACTACGCCAGCATTAAAGAAGAAGATAAGGTTGAAGTGACGCTAAGCGGGCATTCAGCGCGCTGA